The stretch of DNA AAGTGGTGTGTCAGCAGCCTCGCTGTGGCAGGGGGAATCACCAGCATTCCCAAGACCAGCAGACTTCCCACTGTTTGAAACGCCGCCACAATCGTCACGGCGACCAGTACCGCCAGCAGGAGTTGGACACGGGAAGCGGCGATACCTATCGACTCAGCGAACACGGTATCAAACGTCGAGATCAGCAGTTCTTTATAAAAGAGCAATAGACACGTCAGATTGAGAACCAACGTCACCAGGGCCACAACAACACCAATGGGCAGACTGGTTCCTGCAAAAGTCTCAACGACGGCAACCTCCAGATTGCCAAACACAATACAGGCCGGATCGAGATGAATTCGATCGGCCAGTGTTCTTAACAGCAGCAGGCCCACAGCAAACAAGGTGGTAAACACAATGCCCAATGCGGTATCTGCGTGGATCGTTCGCAATCTCTGCAACTGCTCAATCAGGACGGAAGCCAGAATCCCTGAGACTGCTGCTCCAGCCAAAAGAATGACCACACTCCAGCCACTTCCTGCTGGAAATAATCCACTCAAGAGAAAAGCCACGACCACACCCGGTAAAGCCGCATGACTCACACCATCGGCCAGTAGAGATTGCCTGCGCAAAACCAGAAACGAGCCGGGAATGGCACAAGCCATGGCCACCAGTGCAGCCATCACCACCATCCAGGTATCAATCAGACACCAGGTGGAAAGCGCCTGCAGGATTTGCGTCAGTAACTCCATGGATTCAATTCATGTCACTATCAAGGTTGGCAATGTCGTCACTGGTACCATTAAGGAGAAACTTCACGAACTGAAGTTGCTTCGAGGGGATGGGGGCTGCGAATGACCCCTTGCCCAAAGTCAATTCGAAGCAGGATCTTCAGTTCATCGACGGTGTGTGGCCCCAGAGCATGTTCCAGTAAGTCGGCAGTACGATCACCTTGCGCGGGTGGAAATTCAGCATGCTCAATCAAATACAATTCCAGCAGGCGATGCCGCAAAACGACGGCTTTTGCTTTCTGCCAGCCCAGTTCGGTCATTCGCCATTGACCCGCACTATCGATTCTTAAATAGCCTCGATTCACTGCCAGTTGTTTGAGAAACGAAAGATCTTTCGGGGGTATGGATTTCGGAAAGCAAACCGCCTGATGCAACCAGAATTCGTCCGGGGCCCCGTTCAATGGATGTACACCACTCAAACGCTTGTCCAACGCCAGTTGAGGCAAGTCTGCGTGACCAGTTTCCGCAGGAGCCATTGTTGCAGATTGGAGTTTCGCCGTTGTTGCTTCGAACTCTTCGAAGGTACTTCGCAGCAGATCGTCCAGCAGCTGCTCCTGTTTCAGCAATCGACGACTCCACCACTGATAGATAACGCCATGTGACCGGCCAAAGCCGACACTGATCGCAAAGAACATCGTGGCACAGAGCACAATCGCTGGCCCTGTCGGAACATACTCCAGTTGACCACTGATCAGTGTTCCCAGCCCTGCAGACACCATCCCCAGCAGTACAGAAACCGGGATCATCAGTCCCAGTCGATCAGACCAGAACCGTGCCGCTGCAGCGGGCGTCACCATCAATGCCACAACCAGTAAAAAACCCACCATCGGCAGAGCCAGCACACAAATGGCAGCTGTCATCCCAGTCAGCAGCGTATCCAGCAAAGCGACGGGCAATCCCTGAGCAATGGCAAATTCCCGATCAAAAGCGATCAGCAGGAATTCTTTTCGTAACAGCAGACAGACAATCACGACGATCCCCGCCAACCCGCCCAGCAGGAGCACATCGGTACTCGAAAGAGCAGCCGCTCTTCCAAAGAGCAGGCCCTCAAGCCCAGCCGCATTTCCTGAAGGAACCTGCTGAATGATCGAGAAGAAGACAACTCCCAATGCGAGAAATCCACCCAGTGGAATGCCAAAAGCCGCTTCTCCCCAGAGAGGTTTGACCTGCTGAAGTGCAAAACAGATCAGGACGGCAACCCCCGAAGCAAACATCGATCCACCGACCAGCCACGGAAGTGTGCCAGCTTTCTCGGGGGCCAGCCATAATCCCAAAAGGAACGCCATCGCCACACCGGGTAAAGCGGCATGGCTGATCACATCACTCAGCAGAACCTGACGCCGCAAAGTCAAGAAAACACCCATCAATCCGCACGATGCCCCTAAGAGCATTGTGCCCGAAAGCACCAGCAGAGCGTTGTAACTCATGGAAAACATGGTCTTGAAAGTCACCGTTCTGGCTGAAGCAAATTCAAAGAACTGATCGATCAATTGGAATTGATCCAACGGGCCTCTATCGCCTCGAAATTCTAACTGGTCACGGATTGTCTCGCTGACATCCGCTGGCCCACGGCATCCAGGATGGAAAGCTGACCACCGTATGTCGCCTTCAGATTTTGAGGCGTCAACACCTCGGAAACCGCTCCTGCGGCAATCAGCCGCAAGTTTAACAACAGCACTTCGTCAAAATATTCCGAGACAGTCTGCAGATCATGATGCACGACAATCGTCGTCTTGCCTCGATCTCTCAATGCCTGCAACATGGCCACAATCGATTGCTCAGTCGTGGCATCGACGGCAGCAAACGGCTCATCCATCAGATAAAGATCGGCATCCTGAGCCAGTGCTCTGGCAAGAAACACCCGCTGCTGCTGGCCTCCGGAAAGTTGCCCAATCTGACGTCCGGCCACGTCTCCCAGACCCACCTGTTCGAGAGCTGCCAGAGCCCTATTTTTGGCGTCGCGATTCACAGAGCGAAACCACCCTACGCGCCCATAACAACCCATGGCCGCCACTTCGAGGGCACTGATCGGGAAATCCCAGTCAACACTGGATCGCTGCGGAACATAGGCCACTTTTTGTCGAACCTTCTGATAAGGCTGGCCAAAAAACAGAGCCTCTCCATTCTGCCGGGGGATCAAACCCAAAGCCGCCTTCAATAGGGTACTTTTGCCAGCCCCATTGGGGCCAACAATCGCGATCAGTTTTCGACTGGGTGAGACATAGTCAATATTCCAGAGCACAGGCTTTCGGCCGTAAGCCACCGTCATATCATGAATGACAAGCGGTGAATCTGATGGAGAATTCTCGGCATTCATGATCAGTGGTCTACCTCGCACATTTTCACCGCTGGGCTCAGCGATTTGAAAAGATACCGGGAGCTGCTGTGAGTATTGCCAGATGATTCAGTCCAGCGATCGAGGGGAGCAGTTGATCCTCCCAGGATGGACACGATCTGGCGGGCATTTTCCAGCATCATGCCGACATAGGTATCTGCCGGGGAACCTGGCTCTCCCAAGGCATCTGTATAGAGCGGCCCAGCGAGAATAAGATCATGCCCTCGGGCCTTTACGCCTTCAACGACAGCCCTCAAACCACGATCATTCACGCTGGATTCTGTAAAAATCGCCGGTAGTTTACGGCTGCAAATGATGTCAACGAGACGATCAATATCTGCCACGCCAGGTTCAGAATCTGTCGTCACTCCCTGAATCGATTCGACAGGGATGTGATAACGCCTGGAAAAATAGGCAAAGGCATCATGAGAGGTGACCAGCAATCGCTGAGGTTCCGGGATCGAGGCCACCATCTCCTCGACTGTTTTGTCAAGACGGGCCAGCACGTCGGAAAGTTGTGCTTCTCGCCTGGCAATTTCGTCCTGAGCCTCTGGAAAAACATCTTTTAAGGTTCGAGAAATCAGCCCCAGAGTTGCTCGCCACAGGCTCACATCCATCCACACATGGGGATCTGGACGACCTGAGTGGTCATCGGGATAAATGATCAGATCTTCGGGAATGTCACTCGTAATGGCAATCGACGGGCGACCCTGTCGATCCGCTCGCTCAAACAGGGCATCCATTCTCCCTTCAAGATGCAGCCCGGAACTGAAAATCAGCCGTGCATTCAGCACCTTCAGTAGGTCGGCCCGTGTGGGTCGATACAGGTGGGGATCGACGCCGGGGCGAATCAATGTGGTCACTTCCCCAAGGGAGGGCGGAACCAGTTCGCGAACTAGATCACCCACCATTCCCGTAGAGGCCACAATACTGGCAGGTCGATTTAATGATGGACTGCTCATCCCTGTCGAACACCCCGACAGCACCGCCAGCCAGGGGAAAAATTCTCGGCGGGAAAGAGTCGAACGGACAGACATAGCCACTTCACGAGATTTTTGATTAATCAAAACATTATTTTTAATATGCTCAGATACGATCAGAACGTCAAGTCACATTCTCTGCATCATTGACGTGCAAGAGCTTTCTGCCCTTAATCTTTGGGAAATCCAGAAGGGATGATCCCCAGACTCTGAAAGAGCTTGACTTTATGATTCCTTACAACCCGCATCGCTGGACAAGCCATTTGTTCGATGTTCGCGGCTCAATGGTTCAGGAAATACTCGGGAGGGTGGCTGTTTGCGTGATCTGGTCCACAATGGTCACCATGGCTCACTACCGATTCCCCGAATGGTTTCGTGGTTTTGAGTTTCCGGCAACAGGGCATACTTTATTAGGTGTCGTTGTCGGTCTGCTGCTTGTCTTCCGCACCAATTCTTCCTACGACCGTTTCTGGGAAGGACGGAAACTCTGGGGATCGCTGATTAACGAATCCCGAAATCTGGGCAGGCTCAATCAATCATTATTGCAATCGACTCCAGAAATTCAGCAGCGTTTGAGTTTATGGACATCCGCCTTCTCGTGGGCCACCATGTACCGCCTGAGAAATGAACGCAGCCTGGGCCCAATTGCTCAAGAACTGCCGCCAGATGATGTTCATTCTGCAATCAGTGCTCTCCACCCCCCGATGTTTGTTGCCAGCCAATTGACGAATCTCGTCAACGAGGCCCACAGAACAGGGCACATTGACAGCATTCAACAGGGGTTTTTCGACCATAACATTACGCTGCTGGTGGATTACCTCGGGGGATGTGAGCGAATTCGCAATACCCCTGCGCCTTTTGCGTATACCGTTCATTTGAGGCGAGTTCTGATGGTTTATTGCTTTACTTTACCTCTGGCTCTTGTCAATGACTTTGGCTGGCAGACGATTGTGGCGACCCTCATCATCGCCTACACCATGTTCGGTATTGAAGAAATCGGGGTTGAGATTGAAGATCCTTTTGGCGTCGATTCCAACGACTTGCCACTCGAAGACTTCTGCCGAACAATCCAGTCCAATCTGGCCGAATTAACCAGTGTCCAACGCTCTGCCACTGGGCCGCTCATTCAAAATTGATTCACAGAGTTCCGTCTCGGAGTTTTCATCGTCGGGCTCATTTCGAAACATTCAGAGCCTCGCCGATTGGCGAACTTACCTGCCGAATTATAATTTATCGTTCATCAATCCCGAGATTAAGTGCGTTCGCCCGGAAAGGCTGTGGATCGTGACTCATCCGATTTCTCCCGAGCATCTTCATCAAGCACTTCAATGGCGGTATGCGGTCAAAAAATTCGACAGCCACAAGAAAATCCCTGATCACACGTGGAAGGTTCTCGAGGAGTCTCTCGTTCTCACGCCTTCATCTTTTGGCCTGCAGCCCTGGCGCTTTTATGTGGTGACAGATATGACTGTCAAAAGTCAGTTTCCAGCCATTTCGTGGGGACAGACTCAGGTTCGCGATGCCTCGCATGTCGTGGTACTGACTGCAAAGAGCGAACTCACAACGGAAGATGTCGAACGATACATTCATTCCATCTCCACAACGCGGCAGGTTCCTCTCGAATCTCTTGCCGGTCTGAAAAATGTCATCATCAACTCACTTCAGAATCCACCTGCGGGGATGAACGTTCGCGAATGGAACATTCGCCAGGTCTATATTGCCCTGGGAAATCTGATGACGGCCGCGGCGACCCTGGGCATCGATACCTGCCCGATGGAAGGGATTATTCCTGCCAAATACGACGAGATTCTCGATTGCCGCAAAGATGGCTACGAGACTGTCGTTGTCTGCACACTCGGATATCGCGCTGAAGACGACAAATATGCCGCTGCAGCGAAAGTTCGATATCCCTTAGAACAACTGATCTTTCATGTCGAGCAGTAACTCAAAACAGTTCACATCTGGATGACCGGAATCGAATCATCCCGCCAATCAAACCTCAAATTGGGCTGCCAATTGTTGTAACGGTAGTCGTGGCGTAGCCCCTCGATGACTCGAAACCAGGCCACCCAGCGTATTGGCAAATCGAGCGGTTTTTTCGAGTGGCCACTGTTGCAAATGTCCATAGATCAAACCGGCGGAAGTCGCATCGCCAGCGCCGACGGTATCTACCACTTGAATAGTTTGCCCGGCCACTTTGATCCACTCCCCGCGCGTACAGAGACTCAATCCCGCCTTACCCTGAGTCACACAAATCCACTGTAAATCAGGGAATTTCTCAAAGACCACTTCTGCAGAAGCTTTCTCGAATGTGGTCGATGGAAATCCCTGAGGCGAACTTTCCACCATGCGCATTAATAGAGGCCATTCATCCTCATTCAGCTTCAAGGCTGACGTCAGTCGCAACGAGGCAACGATCGCCTCACGATCGATATGTGGTGCCCTGAGATTGATATCAAACAGGCGGCAAGCTGCTGGTGATCTTTCACGGGAGACATCTAGGCAGGACAAGATCGTCTGATGGGAGCGCTTGCCGCGCTGCGCCAGCGATCCAAAGCAGATCGACCGGGCCGAGGCACACGCTTCGAGCCAGAGTGGCGACTGCTCAAGACCATCCCAGGCACAGTCCGGAGTGAAGACATATTTCGCAGACCCGGTTTGATCGAGTTCCACAGTGACGAGGCTCGTCGGTCTGTGAGCATCAACCTGTATCAGATGGGTGGGCAGCCCGATTGATTTGACCTGCCGCAACAGTTCACGTCCCGGGAGATCGTCTCCTATTCGTGTTGCCAGCGCAGCATTCAGCCCGAGCTGCCGGGCATGAAACACCACATTCCCCGGTGCTCCCCCCATCACCCGGCCTTCAGGCAAACAATCCCATAACAACTCACCCAGACCAATAAGGTCATAGCTCATGGAGAAACTCCTTTTCCAGATGCACAGCACCACCTTGAAGTCGAGGTTGCCGTATCGATAGTATTCAACAGGATCGTTCTGGAGTGGTTTTTGCCACTCTGTTGAATCTCATACCGGGTTCAATCTCACACCAGGTACAATCCAAAACAGGGTTCAATCCGTCACCGGCTTCAATCGATTACCATTTACATTCCACTCGTCTTTACCCAAGGTTCTATCATGGGGCTCTTTGACAAACTTCGCGCTGAATTGATCGACATCATCGAGTGGCTGGATGATAACCGCACCACACTCGTCTGGCGATTTCCTCGTTATCAGAACGAAATCAAAAACGGGGCCCAACTGATTGTCAGGCCTGGCCAGATGGCCGTCTTTGTCTATCGCGGACAAATCGCCGATGTTTTCGAACCCGGAAATTATCAGCTCAAATCCGAAAATCTCCCCATTCTCGGAACTCTTCTAGGCTGGAAGTACGGCTTCAACAGTCCCTTTCGTTCCGAGGTCTATTTCGTCAGCACCCGACAGATCACCGATCTGAAATGGGGCACTCAAAACCCCGTGATGCTTCGCGATCCTGAGTTTGGTCCGATTCGCCTACGGGCGTTTGGAACTTATGCTCTCAAGGCGATTGATCCCAAAGCCTTGCTCAAAGAACTCGTCGGGACAGATGGTGAGGTCGAAGCCGATGAGATTGGCGAGTTGCTCCGTTCGATCATCGTCAACAGCATGTCCACCTTGCTGGGTGAAAAGCAGATTGCCGCACTCGATCTGGCTGCTAACTATCGCGGGATGTCCGAAGAACTGCGCAAAGCGGTTCAGGAACAGATTGACGATGAATACGGCCTGTCGATCCCCAATTTGCAGATTGTCAACATCTCTTTCCCGGAAGCGGTCGAAAAGGCTCTCGATACCCGCAGCAGCATGGGCGTCATTGGAGATATGAACAAGTTTCAACAGTACAAGTTCGGCGAAGCCATGGGAGATGCTGCGAACAATCCCAATGGTGGAGCAGGAGACGGACTGGGCATGGGGATGGGCTTTGCCATGGCCAGTCGTTTTATGAATCAGCCGGGTTATGTGGCCCCCGGAGTCAGTGGCCCGGCCGCTGCAGCGAATGTGGGCAGCCCACCACCATTGGCGGGTGCTGTCCAGTGGCATGTCGCGTTGAATGGACAATCGCTGGGCCCCTACACACCCGCCCAGGTTCAACAAGCCATTCAGACAGGCCAGCTCTCGGCTGAGAGTCTTGTCTGGAGCACGGGCATGGATCAATGGAAGCCAGCTGGCCAGACGCCTTTGTCGAGTCTGTTCCAGAGTGGCCCACCCCCACTCCCACCCACTCCTTGATCATCCCGTGCGATTCCAGCTCTCGATGAACGCTGGCATCATCGGCTCATTTCTAGCGACTGGCTGATACCCAGTCGCTGGAAAGCTCGATGTAGCCAAGCCTACCGCTGTCGAAGACTTTCAAGTAAAGCCACGCACGCAAGGTGCATCAAGCAGCATGTCTGATCCAACGCCCATTACGACATTCGAGCCTGAACCTGAACCCGAGAGATCAGCGGCTGGTGGCAGTTCACGGGTCATCAACGATGGTCAGGCTCGAGTCTTTCCTTGCAGTCAATGCGGGGCTGATCTCGAATTCCGGATTGGTATCCAGCAGCTTCAGTGCCCATTTTGCAACCATGTGGAACAACTGGAGATCCCTGCTGATGCTGCCATCGTCGAGCAGGATCTCGACGCCATGCTCGAGCGACTGCAAGAGCAGCATGCAGACATCGAGACCGCCGATGGAGAGGTCAACAGCGCCACAGTCGGAGACCAGGAAGTTCACTGCGATGGTTGCGGTGCCAATGTTCTTTTTGTGGGGACGCTCACGAGTAGCCGGTGCCCTTATTGCGGTAGCCCGATTCAACGTAATGATGTCCATAAATCCGCAGCTCGCATTCCGGTCGATGGGGTGCTTCCGTTTTTTATCGTTCGCGAAAAAGCCGCCAGTTGTATCGAACAATGGGTTCAATCCCGCTGGTTCGCTCCTAACGATTTCAAGAAACTGGGAGCCAAAGGGAAATTTGAAGGCGTTTATCTCCCTTATTTCACATTCGATGCCATGACTTTTAATCGTTATCAGGGCGAACGTGGCGATCACTACACTGTCTCAGTCGGTACGGGTAAAGATCGACGCACCGAACGCCGCACGAGATGGTCTTATGCTTCCGGTCAATTCCAGCGTTTTTTTGATGATGTGCTGATTCTTGCCATTCGGTCACAACGTCACGATCTTGCGCAGCATCTGGAACCCTGGCCTTTGGAAAAGTGCGTCCCCTTTACCCCCGATGCCATGGCTGGAATTTTTGCCAGAACGTATGACATTCCACTCGATCAATCGTTCGAGTTAGGCCAGCAAAGAATGCGTGAAGCCCTGATGTCCGAGACCCGCCAAAGGATTGGTGGCGATGAGCAACGTGTCCATGACCTGAAAACTCAGTTTACGGCACTCACTTTCAAACATCTTTTATTGCCAGTCTGGTTGCTGGCCTACCGCTATCGCGACAAGACGTACCCCGTCATGGTAAATGCCGTCACGGGCGAAGTGAGTGGCGACCGCCCCTACAGCTGGATCAAGATTACTCTGGCCATCCTTGCTGCGGCAGCTGCGGCATTGACTCTGTTTGCATTGACACAAAAGTGATGCAGACCTCTTCAGCTGCCGTAATCTCGCCCAGACAAGGCATGGCGGCTGGGAGCAATATTCCGGACCTATTGATCCGCTGGGTGTGCTGCTTGTGGATCCTCATGATTCTCGGCACCTGGCCTTTGTGGTGGGGTGTTCACGAATTTCCTACGATTCCGTATGTGCCTCTGATCGAGAATTTTTCGCCGTGGGTCGATCCACTCGTAACGATCGCGTTGCTCATTGGTCTGGTGGCAGGAGTTTTGTTTCCCAATCAGAAAACGTGGTGGTGCATCCCCGTCCTGTGCAGCACCTGCTGGCTGGTTCTCGCCAGTCAGCAACGTCTACAGCCCTGGGTCTGGCATGGCGGATTGATCGTCTTGAGTTGGCAGCTCTTTTCGCCTCGAACCGCGAGCCGCTGGTGGCTCGTGATCCTCGTGACGATCTATATCTGCTCGGGGATCTCGAAGCTCGACCTGGCCTTCGCCCATGAACTCGGCCCCACGCTTCTGGCCGGTTTGCTGCAATCATTAGGGCTTGGCGCGATGTCCCGGCTCTGGTCACCCACCATCTGGCACACAATCAGTCTGGCTCTCCCCGCCGGTGAACTGCTGGTCGGGATACTGGTTGCCATCCCCCGCACACGCAATATGGGCCTGATCCTGGCGATGATCATGCATGGCCTGTTGATCTCTGCCCTCGGCCCGTGGGGATTGAATCACAGCGCGGGGGTGCTCCTGTGGAATATCAGTTGTACAGGGATCGCCTTTGGTCTGCTGGTACAGCATCGGCAGTATCAGCCTTCAAGTCCTCAGATTGAGTCACTTTTGCCAAACGCCGAGAATCTGAAGACTCCATCCAGGCCACTCTTCTCTTTCCCAGAAAATGTTCGTCACCTGGTAATGGCAAGTCTCCTGTGGCTCCCCGCGCTATTGGTTCTGTTTGATCTCGGTGCCCCGTGGACAGGGTGGGCGGTCTATTCAATGCGCAGCGATAAAGTCACGCTTTACCTCACCGAAGACGACCTGCAAAAACTCCCACCATCACTGCAAAAGTGGGTCGAGCCAGGATTCCCCGAAGGCCACTGCGCCGACCTCGACCATCTCCATCGGCTGGCTTTGAATCATTGGACTCTCAACGAACTCAAAGCTCCCATGCCACCACAAAAATCATTCTCGATGGCAGTGATACAGCACTTGATCGAGGCGTATGCGTTGGAGCGCCCACTGGTCGCCATAGGCCACCCCAGTTCACGCTGGTCGGCAGTACGAACCTGGAGTTGTCAATGACTCGATCATCGATCGACTTTAAGACCGTGTCCGCTCAATCGCTTTTTTCCAGCCGGCATACCACGTTTCACGATGATCGACAGTGATGCGAGGTTCAAAGACTCGATCCACATGCCAGTGGTGCGATAAGTCAGACATCTGTGGCCAGAAGCCCGAGGCCAATCCCGCCAGATAAGCGGCTCCCAGTGCTGTCGTTTCCAGAATCTGTGGTCGTTGCACGGGAATTCCCAGAACATCGGCCTGCATCTGCATCAGCAGGTTATTGGCAGTCGCCCCGCCATCCACCCGCAGTTCTGGAATCGATAGTCCCGAATCACACGTCATGGCTTCCACCACATCGCGTGTCTGCAACACGATCGACTCTAATGCCGCCCGGCACACATGTTCCTTCGTGGCTCCGCGGGTCAACCCATAGATCGCTCCCCGGGCTTCAGCATCCCAATACGGGGCACCCAGACCAACAAACGCCGGCACCAGATAGACGCCGCCATTGTCAGACACTCGACTGGCCAGTTGCTCGCTGTCACTCGCCTGCTGAATGATCTGCAAACCATCTCGCAACCATTGAATCACCGCACCCGCCGCAAAGATTGCCCCTTCCAGCGCAAAGGTTGTCT from Planctopirus ephydatiae encodes:
- a CDS encoding metal ABC transporter permease, producing the protein MELLTQILQALSTWCLIDTWMVVMAALVAMACAIPGSFLVLRRQSLLADGVSHAALPGVVVAFLLSGLFPAGSGWSVVILLAGAAVSGILASVLIEQLQRLRTIHADTALGIVFTTLFAVGLLLLRTLADRIHLDPACIVFGNLEVAVVETFAGTSLPIGVVVALVTLVLNLTCLLLFYKELLISTFDTVFAESIGIAASRVQLLLAVLVAVTIVAAFQTVGSLLVLGMLVIPPATARLLTHHFPTMILLSMGIGLFSAVMGHILAISLVGPLLASIGVGGIEAVSTSGMMVLVASGCLLLALLLSPEYGALSRLGQQMRTQMRIAEEDLLAVLYRLEEAGRQVSTKDLSSLVAESTGQPAWKIWAASRQLIRRGAMTYEDQHYVLTEIGRQGGRQIVRAHRLWETFLAQRLGLRPEQWHDNASRAEHYISSELRHELSNDLMRPDQDPQGRQIPPES
- a CDS encoding bestrophin family protein, with protein sequence MIPYNPHRWTSHLFDVRGSMVQEILGRVAVCVIWSTMVTMAHYRFPEWFRGFEFPATGHTLLGVVVGLLLVFRTNSSYDRFWEGRKLWGSLINESRNLGRLNQSLLQSTPEIQQRLSLWTSAFSWATMYRLRNERSLGPIAQELPPDDVHSAISALHPPMFVASQLTNLVNEAHRTGHIDSIQQGFFDHNITLLVDYLGGCERIRNTPAPFAYTVHLRRVLMVYCFTLPLALVNDFGWQTIVATLIIAYTMFGIEEIGVEIEDPFGVDSNDLPLEDFCRTIQSNLAELTSVQRSATGPLIQN
- a CDS encoding SPFH domain-containing protein — protein: MGLFDKLRAELIDIIEWLDDNRTTLVWRFPRYQNEIKNGAQLIVRPGQMAVFVYRGQIADVFEPGNYQLKSENLPILGTLLGWKYGFNSPFRSEVYFVSTRQITDLKWGTQNPVMLRDPEFGPIRLRAFGTYALKAIDPKALLKELVGTDGEVEADEIGELLRSIIVNSMSTLLGEKQIAALDLAANYRGMSEELRKAVQEQIDDEYGLSIPNLQIVNISFPEAVEKALDTRSSMGVIGDMNKFQQYKFGEAMGDAANNPNGGAGDGLGMGMGFAMASRFMNQPGYVAPGVSGPAAAANVGSPPPLAGAVQWHVALNGQSLGPYTPAQVQQAIQTGQLSAESLVWSTGMDQWKPAGQTPLSSLFQSGPPPLPPTP
- a CDS encoding metal ABC transporter permease; this translates as MSYNALLVLSGTMLLGASCGLMGVFLTLRRQVLLSDVISHAALPGVAMAFLLGLWLAPEKAGTLPWLVGGSMFASGVAVLICFALQQVKPLWGEAAFGIPLGGFLALGVVFFSIIQQVPSGNAAGLEGLLFGRAAALSSTDVLLLGGLAGIVVIVCLLLRKEFLLIAFDREFAIAQGLPVALLDTLLTGMTAAICVLALPMVGFLLVVALMVTPAAAARFWSDRLGLMIPVSVLLGMVSAGLGTLISGQLEYVPTGPAIVLCATMFFAISVGFGRSHGVIYQWWSRRLLKQEQLLDDLLRSTFEEFEATTAKLQSATMAPAETGHADLPQLALDKRLSGVHPLNGAPDEFWLHQAVCFPKSIPPKDLSFLKQLAVNRGYLRIDSAGQWRMTELGWQKAKAVVLRHRLLELYLIEHAEFPPAQGDRTADLLEHALGPHTVDELKILLRIDFGQGVIRSPHPLEATSVREVSP
- a CDS encoding NAD(P)H-dependent oxidoreductase, which translates into the protein MTHPISPEHLHQALQWRYAVKKFDSHKKIPDHTWKVLEESLVLTPSSFGLQPWRFYVVTDMTVKSQFPAISWGQTQVRDASHVVVLTAKSELTTEDVERYIHSISTTRQVPLESLAGLKNVIINSLQNPPAGMNVREWNIRQVYIALGNLMTAAATLGIDTCPMEGIIPAKYDEILDCRKDGYETVVVCTLGYRAEDDKYAAAAKVRYPLEQLIFHVEQ
- a CDS encoding carbohydrate kinase family protein; the protein is MSYDLIGLGELLWDCLPEGRVMGGAPGNVVFHARQLGLNAALATRIGDDLPGRELLRQVKSIGLPTHLIQVDAHRPTSLVTVELDQTGSAKYVFTPDCAWDGLEQSPLWLEACASARSICFGSLAQRGKRSHQTILSCLDVSRERSPAACRLFDINLRAPHIDREAIVASLRLTSALKLNEDEWPLLMRMVESSPQGFPSTTFEKASAEVVFEKFPDLQWICVTQGKAGLSLCTRGEWIKVAGQTIQVVDTVGAGDATSAGLIYGHLQQWPLEKTARFANTLGGLVSSHRGATPRLPLQQLAAQFEV
- a CDS encoding metal ABC transporter ATP-binding protein, with product MNAENSPSDSPLVIHDMTVAYGRKPVLWNIDYVSPSRKLIAIVGPNGAGKSTLLKAALGLIPRQNGEALFFGQPYQKVRQKVAYVPQRSSVDWDFPISALEVAAMGCYGRVGWFRSVNRDAKNRALAALEQVGLGDVAGRQIGQLSGGQQQRVFLARALAQDADLYLMDEPFAAVDATTEQSIVAMLQALRDRGKTTIVVHHDLQTVSEYFDEVLLLNLRLIAAGAVSEVLTPQNLKATYGGQLSILDAVGQRMSARQSVTS
- a CDS encoding metal ABC transporter solute-binding protein, Zn/Mn family, with product MSVRSTLSRREFFPWLAVLSGCSTGMSSPSLNRPASIVASTGMVGDLVRELVPPSLGEVTTLIRPGVDPHLYRPTRADLLKVLNARLIFSSGLHLEGRMDALFERADRQGRPSIAITSDIPEDLIIYPDDHSGRPDPHVWMDVSLWRATLGLISRTLKDVFPEAQDEIARREAQLSDVLARLDKTVEEMVASIPEPQRLLVTSHDAFAYFSRRYHIPVESIQGVTTDSEPGVADIDRLVDIICSRKLPAIFTESSVNDRGLRAVVEGVKARGHDLILAGPLYTDALGEPGSPADTYVGMMLENARQIVSILGGSTAPLDRWTESSGNTHSSSRYLFKSLSPAVKMCEVDH